A window of Longispora fulva contains these coding sequences:
- a CDS encoding CDP-alcohol phosphatidyltransferase family protein, which yields MRRSGTLARSVLVRTALVGRRRRDGGDLLTTTGSANVVPDDLASLGGQVEFIAPRGPAVAGPISIPLLPGERTLDRRIKFGLVNACTISSIMWGMFAVFLSMQGHVPWAAACILACVTFDGLDGALARKFGVASPFGAQMDSMADMSSFGLAVPVVLFSWLHPVAPVWLLAPACALIAVCSAIRLARFNVSPKDGRFFCGVPTTMAATILALSVLLVKPTMGLAVAVAAIALLMVSTFPYAKLARVLRLPRWLLVVPVLGGLADYQITFMVLIGAYLVSGPIIWLRHREAAML from the coding sequence ATGCGCCGCAGTGGCACGCTGGCGCGTAGCGTGCTCGTCCGTACGGCCCTGGTTGGCCGCCGTCGTCGCGACGGCGGAGACCTGCTGACCACCACCGGCTCCGCCAACGTCGTCCCCGACGACCTCGCGAGCCTGGGCGGCCAGGTCGAGTTCATCGCCCCGCGCGGTCCGGCCGTGGCGGGTCCGATCTCGATCCCCCTCCTGCCCGGCGAGCGCACCCTCGACCGGCGGATCAAGTTCGGCCTGGTCAACGCCTGCACCATCTCCAGCATCATGTGGGGGATGTTCGCGGTGTTCCTGAGCATGCAGGGCCACGTGCCGTGGGCCGCGGCCTGCATCCTGGCCTGCGTCACGTTCGATGGGCTCGACGGCGCGCTGGCCCGCAAGTTCGGGGTCGCCAGCCCGTTCGGCGCCCAGATGGACTCGATGGCCGACATGTCCTCGTTCGGGCTCGCGGTCCCCGTGGTCCTGTTCAGCTGGCTGCACCCGGTCGCCCCCGTCTGGCTGCTGGCCCCGGCCTGCGCCCTGATCGCCGTCTGCTCGGCGATCCGGCTGGCCCGGTTCAACGTCTCGCCCAAGGACGGCCGGTTCTTCTGCGGCGTCCCGACCACGATGGCGGCCACGATCCTCGCGCTGTCCGTGCTGCTGGTGAAGCCGACCATGGGCCTCGCCGTCGCCGTCGCCGCCATCGCGCTGCTGATGGTCAGCACGTTCCCGTACGCGAAGCTGGCCCGGGTGCTGCGCCTGCCGCGCTGGCTCCTGGTCGTGCCGGTGCTCGGCGGGCTCGCCGACTACCAGATCACGTTCATGGTCCTGATCGGCGCGTACCTCGTGTCGGGTCCGATCATCTGGCTCCGCCACCGCGAAGCGGCCATGCTGTAG